TAATGTTTTACTTGTATCTGTCAAATCATGATGGATACATTTAGTTTTACAGCTTATATTaaagtctttctttttttctccatttcataGGATTCTCATTTTAGGcttcatcacattcacacagcaatCAGAGTAGCTCCTGGGAGATCTGCTGGAAGATCCTGTGTTCACACAGATGCTGAATAACAATATTTCTCTCAGGTTTGATCTATTTACACTCAAagattaaaaatgattaaaatgactTCTCCAGGAAATTGCTGGTAATGGATTAATAAAGACTTCCCCAACATTGAAAAAACAAGTGTTGAGGTGCTTGTGCGCAACATCCAGGCGTCATGAAACAAACACTGCTACACTGAGTGTTTTAATccttcaagaaaaacaaacctttcCTGCTGATGAGGTAGAGATCGCCTTTCCCCTTCATTGCTCTCCAAAATGTTGGCACTGAGTCCATTTTAGATTcaaatgttctggacattttggGAGCGATCCACAGTTGAGCACCCGGGTTCCCCTGCAGTGTACGAGGCACAGTGGCAGGTCAGATGGAAGACTGAAGCAGAGTGATATTAGTTCCTTGAATGAGGTTTTCATCCGCCCCATCGATCAGAGGGTCCCACTGATTAAAGTTCTTCTGTAGACCTGCCataaaaaaacagaattaaaaaatgtgcatATCCCCTTCAACAAATGATAAATCGGCAAAGATTGTGAGCTCGTTATTTCTCTTACCGAGATGGCGCTGCAGAAAGGCTAGTGTTGCTCTGTTGGAGAGGTCTATGGCGATCTCCGGGTCGATCTCTCCCTTCAGCTTCATCAGTTTACCGATCCAGTTTCCCGTCAGGAAGGTGAAGTCTGGGAAACTCTGGTGGACTGTGCCTCTGGAAGACACGCAGTTAGAGGAAAACATCACCAGTAattcagaggaaacagatttACTTTAACCAAATCCAAAACGGCCAGCGACCTCAGTTGTGTGCACTGTACCTGATAGTGATCATCTTCCTGTGGATGACGGCTGAGTCCAGCTTCTTCATGCGGCTGATGTTCCCCGCCCACTGGAATTTCTCCGAGTTGATGAAGAAGAGCGGCTGCCTCACTCGAGGAAAGATTTCTTCATCTAAAGGAAACATCCAGGCGTCCAGCGCTACGCCACACCTGATTTCACAGAGTtccaaaattttaaaaacaacatccaaGTCTAGGATTGATGTCTCACTTCTTTTAAATACTAATACACATGACTCAAGATTTGGTACTGatacatttctcttttcttctaaGTTCTACAAAATCCTCCTCTTCTAAAATTGactttttttaatattgaactGAAGTGTTTTCCTTCTTACTAATTGACAGTTTGTTGGTGTAGAATGTATcgtttctctgcttctcttcattgAGAGGACATGATGGGCGAAGAAACCTTTGTTAATCCACGTACTTGAATTTAACGTCTTTGCACAGAGTCTCGATCACTGTCGCTCCCCCGAAGGAATGTCCGATCGCCGCTATCCTACACAGATCCATGGAATTCTGTGGgttcacagaggagaggagcgagggattAACACAATCGAAATGTCAAACCTCAACAGTTACCTCATCAGCTTCTGCTTTCAGCCCACAGTTTAACAGTTCTCTCCTGactcacaccacatccttctaccACGTCTTGTGATAATGCTTCCAACAAACATGGGTCAGAACATGATCGCATTGTCGGAGGCAATAACAACTACAATTAATCCAAGGACAGTTATTTAATTAATGTTGCATCCTGACCATAACCTTTCTGATATTCCATGTCGACAAATCTCTCTCCATTTTATAAACAGTTTCATCTCATGCCCGTCTTGTTTTTATGAAACACAGATACAGAGGTCATTCTATATCAACTCAGGAAGCTAATGAGCCAACTTAAAAGATTCCAataatactgtatatgtgaCGATAGAGCCTGAGATAAAAGATTTTGactgcattgaaaaaaaaaatatatatatattatataatatttccaCTTTtgcttgatgttttctttactgTACTGATATATTGTTACTGCAATGGAAACTGACTTTGTGTCATTCAATTCATATTTCTCATGACTGGCCACTTTTTCAAGGCCAAAATGTTATAGTTTATCATTGTAATCTGCAGACTTACTAATCGTtcattagattagattagatgaTTTGTTAGAAGTGGTTTGGGCTCTGTTTGTTCCAAGTGATATCATTCTTTGTTCTTGGAGTTTTGACACAGTCTTGTGTTGACACTATGCTGCTGCTTGTCACTTAGTGTCTGTTAATAAAATGGAAACGTCTGCATTACCATGGTTTTATTAGTCACTAACGACTGTATCCGGCAGCCGTGTCTGTTGAAATGCATTGACCTCTTGACCTAAAAAGTCAAGGTTGATGAAAAGGTTTCTTACCTCCAGCGTGGTCCAGTCAAACTGCGTCTGCAGGACATTGTGCACTTCTATCCCTGAGTTGATTTCAGTGAGTTTCTCCAGAGCCAGAATGCACTCATCCGCTCTCTGTTTCAACTGCAAGTGACAAGAACCATTCACACACGTTTAAGAAAAGGTCAAAGAGCACATTGAAGATTTCCACACTCGCACTTAAAAGCCAGTCTTTGAAATTCAACataataaaactgttcaaaacAGTGAAGACAGTTCGATAGATGTGTGAGAAAGATCTCatacaaaaaaattaacaaacaaGGATGTGGTTTAGCTTGATCATGAGCTGTGTATTTGTCACTGGGAGTAAAGTTCACATGTTGTGTAATCCATCTGATGTTAATCCTGAAAGTATGACAGAGGAATTATTTCTCCACCTCCACTTTGACACAGTGACTCTACTACGTCACTGGATTTACCTCCCTAAATGGATCACTAATTCttttataattattactatAAAGTAGAAACACTTCTGACCTGTTTATTTCTGAGGGGGAATTCACTCTCGCCGTGCTGCAGAGCTCTGTAGTACATCCACTCCTTCACCAAGCTGTCTCGGGCCGATGCTTTAGGAACATTGTCCTTTGCCGTCTCTGACGCCGTCTCCTCTCGAAAATAAAACGTAGCCGACGCTGACTGGtctctgcaggaaacaggaaaagacAATTTGGCAAAAACATAATGATTCAAAGGCAAAGGAGGCTTTTACGTCGAGCTGGTATTTCTAAATTATAATTTTGATATCTTTGGAAATTGAACGCAAAGATAAATAAAGACGTGAGATTATTAGAATGAAAAATAAGCGACTGATATATTATCCATTAATTCTTAAGGAAAAGACGCCAAAAACGGTCTGGTTCCAGTTCATTTTTGACACACTTAAAATATTCAATCGATCAAAACAACAGGAATCAATGTACCTTAAAACTccacatacaacacaacaagcTGTGACAACTTTTTCAATTCATTGAAGATTAAATAATTAGGccagaaaataatcattagctgCAGCCCAAAAGAGGAATATAATGTCCTTTATGTTGTCATTATTTCTATCACAGACTGAAGTTACATTTAGTTTCAAGTGAATTAGAAATAAGAATTGTTGTCATCTGTGTTTCACACAAGctgatgcacacaaacaagaagCAGTTCAGTTGCCAACTTTGTTTCCTTGTTCAGACAAAAGAGCTTTTGCTGAAACtgatatgaaaaagaaaaaaggttatTTTCCTTTATGAcgagtttggtttggtttttggGCAAAGACTAACTTGACAGTGTGACAGAAGCACCACAGGCTGAGCGACTGGACTGACCTCTGACCACGTGTGTGTCTTATGTCACAGCTTTAAACCAGGTCACAGCGCTGCCACAtgctctctctgtggctgtagCCTTCAACTGGCGGCTGAAATTCAATGAAATGCCACCTCAATCAACATGAGTGACAGACTAACTGTGGCCATTATGCTCATCTCCATATGATCCCCTTGTCGCAATACTGAAAAGAAATGTGATGACCTGGTTCGTACTATTGTCTGAACACCCTTTCCACTCCTACTCCACAGATAAACAGACGGCCGCTTATAGATGAGACTGCCCTGTTATTGTCCGCTTGGGGGACATCCCACTAGAATTTCCTCCTACTGACACATGGCCTTAATTTCCCATTTTCACTGTAAATATCATCAGCCTTCTCTATGAATAAAGTGAATATTCCTCAAGATTTTACACACAATTTACAGCATTTAATCTGATTGAATAGTACTGTAATCTGACTGTACTTCAACCCTGATTAATGCAGTGTAACAAGCTGcctttgtttttaatcagatagagagagaacaCGTCATGTACAGTTACCTGTGTTCCACAGATGCCACGATGAAGCCCTGAGAGGCCAGCTCTGCACATATGGCCGAATACAGAGTCCTGATAAAACACCAGGAACGTGTCAATCACAACATTCATAGCGAGCGACAAGTGAGCAGAACTTCCAATTCATTATGAGTAAATGACTGTAGCAGAGTCAAAAAACATCTTGTGTACCTAAAGGCTCCCAGGCCATGTGAGAAGATAACGACAGGACATTTTCCATTTGACTTGAATGGAGCATCCAAGTAAGCTGGTGCCTTAAAGGACCCTGgaacaaacaaatgataaaaacataagCTTCATAAAGCACAGGTAAGTTACACTGTTGTTGCTTGGCAACGTATTTAACAGGACAAACTGGTTTTCACTGAATTACTTTGCACAACTTTGACAAAGATATGATGAAAACCGGTTTCTTAGCTGATTTTGTAACTGAAGATAAATGAAGGGAAACATCTGCTTAGAAGGAGTGAAAATACTTTATATgcataatacaaatatattacatttgttaATAATGAAAAACTACAATGTGCACTCAtatgaaacacatttgaaatgttctaCATTTTATAAATTGATGTTGCTTTACCAAAGAGGTAGTTGAAAATCCTTTCACTGAGAGTCCTGTTGATCTTCATGAAGTCTGCCAGACCGTTGAAATACTCCTTGCATGGGACCCAGTCTGGTTTTTCTGCTTTCTCAGTCTCTTGACAAGGATAGTAGAGCCGGAAGAAGCTGCCCTGttggagagacagaaaatggaAGATCCATGACACAATCAATCCATTActgtttattgattattatcttattcacaaaacatgttttttttgtgtacagATGTTGTCTCTGTGAACTTTCAAACTCTTGTCACTGTTGAACTGCTCCAAAAGTGACCAGTAAAGTTTGGAAAGGAGTTGATTAGTTGAGTGTCATTACAGGAGACTTAACAGTTGTTACAGAGGTCACCTTTATCTGTAATCACCGACATGATGTGTCCCTGCTCGTGCTTTTCTAAATGACGCCTGGCTTTATCCATTGGTGAACTTCACTGGCATTCTACACtaaaatatatagttattattttatttttgtatttttgctctAATGTTTAATGATCTTaaaattgctttatttttttcatattgtttgccttcattttttattttgaacttgtaaagcaccttgtaactggGTTGTAAATCTTGTAAAAGGTGCTATATCAAAAAAGTTcatcattgttttattattattattataataatttgtCACTATGTCTAAATAAGTGTGTCCAGCTTTTACAGGTCATGATTTCCAAGTTATCACATCTCATCCCTGATTCATCCCTTCTTTATCTTATTTCCCAtataccactactactactaccaataaaaataacaacaataataatagtgataataataatacacttaaCTTAAATGACACCTTTCACAACACAGTTACaatgtgctttacaagttaaaaatcCAGAATTGAGGGCACACAATTGAAAACAACTGAAAGCAATCTGAAGGTCACACAGAGCACAGATATAAGAATAGCATTGTTACAGAGgagaaagagtaaaaacaaaataaagattatgaaatgatttaaaCTGTGAGTAGCAGCTGAGCTAAATTAAAAGTACATAAATAGATGAACAGAAAAAGTTGAATTAGTGAATTAAGACCCCAGGTCCTGAGAAAGCACTAATACAAAAAGGAGCCATTTAAAAGAGGAAATCAGGAATTTGCCAGACGGATCTCCTCAGTGAGATCATGTGAAGTTATATATAAAGAAGAGATAAAGGATAGAAGAACACGTGTGTGGTTCATCACCTACCCGTGCGGTGTGGTCCATCATGAAGTCGGTGCATCCCACAGGATTGGGGCCCTTGGCTGGAGGGATCCCGAGGTGGTTACTGCAGTTGTTCCCCATGGTGAAGTAACTGAGCGTGTACCCCCACTGATCTGTACACAAAGTACACAGGAGAGCTTCACCACAGCCTGGACAGGAAGCTGCTACTAAGACATTCCTGCTGGAGGTTAAGTGACTCGACAAAATATACTCTGATGACACAGTTACCTGTCAGCAGATTTAGAATACAGTCtatctaaataataataataataataataattattagtcTAGTGCTTTTAACAATgttcaaagacactttacagtGGATTAAAAAAGCATATAAAAGAATATatctaatgaaataaaatacacatcacaatcacacattgagttaaatatgatataaatcaAATAGTTAATAAAGTCATCAGTGCTCTTTTCAACTACACGTGATCAATGATATTCTATTAATGTGACACGTGACTTACAGGTGATGGAATACATAGTTTTCCATCTGTTTCCTGCTTTAAATGTTAGCTCCGTGTCAGTAACAGCCCCACCGCTAACCGTGGCTGTAGAGGACATGGCTGCCTCTGGGTGGTCAGTGATAATACAATGTGTGGTTTCAGCTCCTACCTGTACTCGCCCTCTGGTAAATCCTCTTCACTAACAACTGTACAAATCCTCCATGAGAAAACATCGACCTCGGTTCGTGTCAGAGGCGAGCTACGGCTAACTGGGAATCCTctggttagcctgttagcccCAGAAActattcaacaacaacaacaacaacaacctacCGGAGATACAGGAGAGCGTCGGCTGCCAGTGTTACTACATCAGTTTCAGAACATGACCTCGCAAGTGGAATGACCTTGACACTTGGGAGGGGTTTGACAGGTTGTTAGTGTTGCTGTTAGCTACTTAGCATAGCGGGTGGCTAACCCAGAGCAGTGAATGGAGTAAAGACGCAGCAGCGGTctgctgtcctctctctccccgctcACACCAGCGGCACCCTCAAAACCGATGCGCGTTTACTCCAGGTGCTACGGTAAAGGAGCTCGAATCGGAAAGTTGAATGTCACTTGTTGTGGACGTTtgttaaaataagtaaaacagATTTTGCTTTACAAGGGTGAGGTGAAATATCGgtgtcacctctcaaggattaaataataatatttaaaatctgaaagttTGGAGTGCCATAATGAAAAGGTAGCCAACTTTGCCTTGAAGTTTCTTTAAAATTCGACATTAAAAACTTCAGAGACTTGACATACAGACAGTGAGGGTCACCACGAAGAGGAGTGATGTGAAATATCTGTCACTCAAGGgttgttttataataatatttaaaatcagcaagttatgagtgccataatgaaaaagtagccAAGATTGCCTTTAATTTTCTTAAATATTCTACAGTAAAACCTTCTGAAACTTCACATACAGACAGTGGGGGTCACCATGAGTCCCCTCTCAAGGATTAAACAagaataatatttataaatagCAAGTTATGAGCGCCATAATGGAAAAGTAGCCAACTTTACCTTAGAAGTTTCTCAGTTTTTCAGTTGTAATTACAGCATGTGCCTCTGTAGCCCTCTTAGGTGTGAACTCCTCACTGTATAATCCTGCTTAGATCCATGGAACGTGATCGATGATCGATTATCAGGATCTTTGAGGCAAACTGCTCATTTCCTTCACAAGGAAAACACGCGCTGGTGAATTCGCTTTGCAATAGTGGGTTGCTGAAGTTACACTCCGTGTCTGTAGGGGGCGGCATCGTGCGACCGTCACATAAACAAAGCGGAGACAAGGGAAACAGTGTGGAAGGATGCCGTGCAGGCTGTCTTTAAACTAATCTTTAAACTCAGCCGTCATTTgtgataaaaatgaaattgGTGAGTAAACGTGGCAACAGTAAAGAGCACAGTTAATGTTTAAATAGACAAAAACCCTATTTGTCAATAAAAGCCTGTTAGCAAATCGTTTAAGGGGCTAAAACCTCCCTGTCTATTTCTCTGGGGTTAGCAAGGCAGCTAACAGTTAACTGTGTAAGCTACATACGCGGTTATTAGAGTCAACTGGTTCATCTACATAATGagactatacacacacacacacacacacactggcagaaTCTCCACCCTGTACTTTAACGATTCACCCTGCTTCTAAAAACGTGCACAGTGCTGTTGGTACGTAGATATTTTATTCCTCTTCGTGTTTCGTTCCCCCTCCTGCAGTACTGTCTGTCAGGTCACCCCACATTGCCCTGCAATGTCCTCAAGTTCAAATCCACCACCATCATGCTGGACTGTGGGCTGGACACCACGTCTGTCCTCAACTTCCTGCCCCTTCCTCTGGTGCACAGGTGAGTCCCTGTTATCAACGGTGCTGTCTGGGTTTTGAAGCGTATGTTTTTGTATCATATACAGTGAGGTGCTAaacttttgtacttttctttattcttaGTCTATATACTTTTGCTTTGAATACAAAATGCTTTTGTCCTTCTTAGCCCGAGACTCTCCAAGCTGCCGGGCTGGGTCTCCAAGGATGGAAATGTAAACTTGGAGAAGGTACGAGCAGCTGTTTTTAGTGTGTTTGCTCCACTGAGAATTAAACTGTACCTCTATGTGAGGGCATCTTAAGTAGTTTCTGTATATCTCTATTTCTGTCAAGTGTTAATGTATTAAGAATCATCCACAATGATGCCCCTCAAAAGTAAACAAGCTGCGTCCTTCCTTCCATGTGTCCAGGAGCTGAAGGAATGTGCAAAGCGGGTGTTTGTGGATTCTCAGCCTGAGTTCTGTCTCCCTGAGGTAGGAAACCCAGCCGCCTCACATAATACAAATGTGGtaatgataaatgaaaaatgtataatttgttTGCACGAAGGATTCATGTAAAAGAAGATGATTTGTAGTTGTGTTTATCAGactatttcatttttaaatcaagactAGACCCACATTTAGTTAATCATTTAGGTACATTTTACCCAGTAAGGATATGATCAATAACATTATCTATAATATTGACTTTGGTAAAGAACATGTGATTGAAACAGTTATTTTCCATTTACATGAACTtctattaaaatatgaattataataaataatatccttgatatatgtatttaatctgatgaaattgttttttttttaatcaaccacAGAAAGAACTGCTGGATCTATCTAATATTGATGTCATCCTAATTTCCAACTATCACTGTATGATGGCTCTGCCCTACATCACTGAACACACAGGCTTCACAGGAACAGTGTATGCCACAGAACCCACTCTGCAGATTGGCAGGTAAGGACGCATCCAGATGTCTAAACcactttatattgtttttgtgtactGTTTACTCAAATGAGTTTGGATAATAATGTATTCACGCTTGGGTACTTTATTGGTGTCATATCTTGATCCATTAGACAGCCCCTGGGCTTTCAAACATTTAAGAAAAGCTGCTTCTTTCTGTTCTTCCCTCAGACTCCTGATGGAGGAGTTAGTGAACTTCATGGAAAGAGTTCCCAAAGCCCAGTCTGCCACCTGCTGGAAAAACAAGGAATTACAAAGGTGGGTAAAGAATAATACAGATAAAGaattcatataaaaaaagagTCCATTACAAATGGTTGGAGGTTTGGAAAATATTTGTCTTCAGTTTCACTTGTCTCGGTTTGATTTTAATgacaattaataaaaaaaagaaacgtacTGAAAAACCCTTTGGCAGATGCTTTTAACTTGAtacaaaataacataaataaattgtttttgGTGTATCAGGATGCTCCCAGGTCCTTTGAAGGATGCGGTGGACGTGTGGGCCTGGAAGCGATGCTACAGTATGCTGGAGGTGAACTCTGCTCTTAGTAAAGTGCAGCTTGTTGGCTATTCACAGAAAGTGGTAAGAACATCCTTTGTCCCTCTCATTCTATTCCCAAAAATTAATCTGGATAATAGTCTTTTTCTCCCATTAATTAATTCACAAAGATCTCTAACCTAGCACCCCTTGCcatgctgtctgtctgtctctctcacttgCACCCACCTGCAGGCagctaccacacacacacacacaccaccacagaAAGAATCCAAGTCTTAGAGTAGTAACACTCAAAACTCTGAAACTTAAAAATGAAAGGGAAAAGTTTGTAGTTttcaatgttaatgtttttcacatgttttcctCTTGGTTTAGCTCCCAGTACAGGGGTCTGGCCCAGCTCTCTGTTTAAAGGGTCTGAGTCCATAGCCATAAAGAACATTATTCTAATAGTGCTTCAAAGACAGATTAAGCTGGTGGGGAGGAGACTCACCTATCTTCCAACTGCCTACATCCAAACTCCTATCCTGCTTCCACTGATGAAGCTCCTAACAGAGTAACTCTTTGACTTAGATACATCTATCTGTCACACTGGTTAATGGCAGCTCTCCTCTTATAGATGGTAAATTGCTAGGAATTAAAGTTTAGAGACCATGTGAGGTTCCAAggatctgttttatttattggctAAATCAACTTAGTTAAACACATTTTGGCACAGAATTATGCTTGTTAATGCTACCAAATAGCTGTATCtgtcctctttctgtttttctatatttttgtgttgtcatggtgataaCTTCTTTCTCTCCAGGAGCTGTTTGGAGCTGTTCAGGTTTCCCCCTTAAGTTCTGGTTACTCGTTGGGCAGCTCTAACTGGATCATTCAGTCTCATCATGAGAAAGTGGCCTATGTGTCGGGTTCATCCCTCCTCACCACACATCCACAGGTAGGTCAACAGGAATATAGAGGGATGAAATGACACATGGGGTCATTGTAAAACCTGTAATGACCAAGAATTTGATTTTGTCAAAAGTGTGCAATCGGATGTGTGATGGATGTAAACTGCATTGGAAAGAAATCATCTTCAAATGATCTTCAAACTGGAAAGATCAAACTCTTCTCATGTGTCTCAGTTTTTCTCACCTTGTGCTTGTGTTGTCTAGTTTAAGAGCATTTTTGTGAAAGTAATGGCAAACACTGTTTATTCAATGCTTGAGTGCATACATGgtgaacaaatacaaaatatgttaAACCGCATTCTTATTTCAGTtagtttgtatttgtctgtgtttggaaTCACTCTTACATTCATGCATTCACTAGTACAACAGTAATTTTTGCATCCTTAGGATCCATTGTAGGATTGTTGGCATAAAGAAGTAAACTAGCTTCGGAcacttgcttttttttccttccatgaTGGGAAATTTCAAGGGCTGTCGAAAGAGAATACATTTCAcacagaagaaataaataataggTTAAGAATAAACAAGGCCTTTTGTTCCAGTGAGGTTGGCAAAGAGATTTTTGAGAGCGTTTCTGTCATATAAACATGGGACTGGGACTGAAAGGAGATGTGTTCAGTTTTCATTGGTCTGATTAATATTTTAAGtatctcctcttctcttctcctagCCGATGGACCAAAGCTCATTGAAGAACAGTGATGTTTTGATTCTGACAGGCCTCACCCAGATGCCAACTGCCAACCCAGACGGCATGCTGGGAGAATTCTGCAGTAACCTGggtacatttatatttattagatAGATCTCAGTCAGTTTATTAAGGAAGTAGGTgtctaaataaaaatgtgtgataCTTTCATGCCGTAAAGtggaaataaatgataataatggtTTGTCCCTAAACATTGTTTAATTAATTGAGGAATAACATTGTATGTGCTCATTTTTGTTggtatttatatttgtcttttacCTGTAGCCATGACTATTCGTGCTGGAGGCAACGTGCTGGTTCCGTGCTACTCCTCAGGAGTGATATACGACCTGCTGGAGTGTCTGTACCAGTTCATCGAGAGTGCCAGCCTGGGCACCACACCCTTCTACTTCATCTCACCAGTCGCCAACAGCTCCCTGGAGTTCTCTCAGATCTTTGCTGAGTGGTGAGCAGTTGTTTTATCAAAATGTACTTAATCTAAAAAatctgatgatgatggagacaaaatcaaacatctcAAGAAATGGCTGCTGTGTGAATATGATCTATTGCTGGTGAAGTCAGGTACCTACTTATTGTTGATTGCAGCAATACTAATTCACTGATTGTGATTTTCTGGCAATGTGCTTTACagcatgttgttgtgtctgtgaaatATAACTACAGTACTGGTACAGCACAGTCAAACACTCTCCCGTCTACACCCATGCTGATTGTTGATTGCTCACAGGATCATTCTGGGATGTCATGATTTGGGTTTTGATAATTCCCGTTTGATCATTTCAGGCTCTGTCACAACAAGCAATCAAAGGTGTATCTCCCAGAGCCTCCGTTCCCTCACGCTGAGGTGAGTCCTACTGCTGCTGTGTATCATCTTTGAACCAGTCAAATACTGTGTTAAACAGGAGATTTTTATCAGAATAGTTATTTAATTAAAACGATGTATGCAACCAGTGTCTTCAAACAAACTGTCCATATTTTTAACTATAAGTAGTTACTATGGACGGTATAGGAAGGATTGCAAGATTTTAAGTATATGGCATTTCAAACAAAGGCTAAATGAGATTTGTGTATTTGATGTTGCCTTGAGCTTGTTGGGTGAGCTTGGCAGAAACACTGATGTCGGCTTCTATCTTACACTTTCTGTGTTGTTGGATGTTTCAGCTGATCCAAACCAATAAGCTGAAACACTACCCCAGTATTCACGGAGACTTCAGCATCGAGTTCCGTCAGCCGTGTGTGGTTTTCACCGGCCATCCCTCTCTGCGCTTCGGGGACGTGGTTCACTTCATGGAGCTGTGGGGCAAGTCCAGCCTCAACACCATCATCTTTACGGGTAACTTACAAACACGGCTGTACCATAAACTACACGTGACTGAGAAGATGTCATCATGTGATTATGAAACAGACATGTTGCTTCTAAAAGATTGCGTCTTCATTTCTGGTCACCAGAGCCAGACTTCTCCTACCTCGATGCCCTGGCTCCCTACCAGCCGCTGGCCATGAAGTGTGTTTACTGTCCCATTGACACACGGCTCAACTTCCACCAAGTATCAAAGCTGCTGAAGGAAGTCCAGGTATGTTGTT
This window of the Hippoglossus stenolepis isolate QCI-W04-F060 chromosome 20, HSTE1.2, whole genome shotgun sequence genome carries:
- the pla2g7 gene encoding platelet-activating factor acetylhydrolase isoform X1, translated to MFSHGGFVQLLVKRIYQRASTDQWGYTLSYFTMGNNCSNHLGIPPAKGPNPVGCTDFMMDHTARGSFFRLYYPCQETEKAEKPDWVPCKEYFNGLADFMKINRTLSERIFNYLFGSFKAPAYLDAPFKSNGKCPVVIFSHGLGAFRTLYSAICAELASQGFIVASVEHRDQSASATFYFREETASETAKDNVPKASARDSLVKEWMYYRALQHGESEFPLRNKQLKQRADECILALEKLTEINSGIEVHNVLQTQFDWTTLENSMDLCRIAAIGHSFGGATVIETLCKDVKFKCGVALDAWMFPLDEEIFPRVRQPLFFINSEKFQWAGNISRMKKLDSAVIHRKMITIRGTVHQSFPDFTFLTGNWIGKLMKLKGEIDPEIAIDLSNRATLAFLQRHLGLQKNFNQWDPLIDGADENLIQGTNITLLQSSI
- the ints9 gene encoding integrator complex subunit 9; amino-acid sequence: MKLYCLSGHPTLPCNVLKFKSTTIMLDCGLDTTSVLNFLPLPLVHSPRLSKLPGWVSKDGNVNLEKELKECAKRVFVDSQPEFCLPEKELLDLSNIDVILISNYHCMMALPYITEHTGFTGTVYATEPTLQIGRLLMEELVNFMERVPKAQSATCWKNKELQRMLPGPLKDAVDVWAWKRCYSMLEVNSALSKVQLVGYSQKVELFGAVQVSPLSSGYSLGSSNWIIQSHHEKVAYVSGSSLLTTHPQPMDQSSLKNSDVLILTGLTQMPTANPDGMLGEFCSNLAMTIRAGGNVLVPCYSSGVIYDLLECLYQFIESASLGTTPFYFISPVANSSLEFSQIFAEWLCHNKQSKVYLPEPPFPHAELIQTNKLKHYPSIHGDFSIEFRQPCVVFTGHPSLRFGDVVHFMELWGKSSLNTIIFTEPDFSYLDALAPYQPLAMKCVYCPIDTRLNFHQVSKLLKEVQPLHVVCPEQYTQPPLTQSHRSDLMLELQPPPMPYRRCSVLNLPFRRRYERVYILPELANSLVPSEVKPGISVATVSAVLHSKDNKHTLQSVPKPPPAPPSKKRKRVMEEPPVVQAPKPLLSGAVPLEAFLATLQKHGISEVKVEETADGHILHLQADDTLIQLEEDGTHIVCDNNEPLRTTLRDLVLRFLQKL
- the pla2g7 gene encoding platelet-activating factor acetylhydrolase isoform X2 — translated: MGNNCSNHLGIPPAKGPNPVGCTDFMMDHTARGSFFRLYYPCQETEKAEKPDWVPCKEYFNGLADFMKINRTLSERIFNYLFGSFKAPAYLDAPFKSNGKCPVVIFSHGLGAFRTLYSAICAELASQGFIVASVEHRDQSASATFYFREETASETAKDNVPKASARDSLVKEWMYYRALQHGESEFPLRNKQLKQRADECILALEKLTEINSGIEVHNVLQTQFDWTTLENSMDLCRIAAIGHSFGGATVIETLCKDVKFKCGVALDAWMFPLDEEIFPRVRQPLFFINSEKFQWAGNISRMKKLDSAVIHRKMITIRGTVHQSFPDFTFLTGNWIGKLMKLKGEIDPEIAIDLSNRATLAFLQRHLGLQKNFNQWDPLIDGADENLIQGTNITLLQSSI